From Pseudomonas putida, one genomic window encodes:
- the fnrA gene encoding Crp/Fnr family transcriptional regulator FnrA, with protein sequence MSEPVKLRAHGQAHCKDCSLAPLCLPLSLNLEDMDALDEIVKRGRPLKKGEFLFRQGDNFGSVYAVRSGALKTFSLSDSGEEQITGFHLPSELVGLSGMDTEAYPVSAQAQETTSVCEIPFERLDELSVQLPQLRRQLMRVMSREIRDDQQMMLLLSKKTADERIATFLVNLSARFRARGYSANQFRLSMSRNEIGNYLGLAVETVSRVFTRFQQNGLLRAEGKEVHILDPIQLCALAGGAMEA encoded by the coding sequence ATGTCCGAGCCAGTCAAACTGCGCGCCCACGGCCAGGCCCATTGCAAGGATTGCAGCCTGGCACCCCTGTGCCTGCCTCTTTCGCTCAACCTGGAAGACATGGATGCACTGGATGAAATCGTCAAACGCGGGCGCCCGCTGAAAAAAGGCGAGTTTCTGTTCCGACAGGGTGACAATTTCGGCTCGGTTTACGCCGTACGTTCCGGCGCCCTCAAGACGTTCAGCCTGAGCGACAGCGGTGAGGAGCAGATCACCGGCTTCCATCTGCCCAGCGAACTGGTCGGGCTGTCCGGCATGGACACTGAAGCCTACCCGGTCTCGGCTCAGGCGCAGGAAACCACCTCGGTCTGTGAAATCCCGTTCGAGCGGCTCGATGAGCTGTCTGTGCAACTTCCCCAGCTGCGCCGCCAGCTGATGCGGGTGATGAGCCGTGAAATCCGCGACGACCAGCAGATGATGCTGTTGCTGTCGAAAAAGACCGCCGATGAGCGCATTGCCACCTTCCTGGTCAACCTGTCGGCACGCTTCCGCGCCCGCGGCTATTCGGCCAACCAGTTCCGCCTGAGCATGTCGCGCAACGAAATCGGCAATTACCTGGGCTTGGCCGTTGAAACCGTGTCGCGGGTGTTCACCCGCTTCCAGCAGAACGGCCTGCTGCGCGCCGAGGGCAAGGAAGTGCACATTCTCGATCCGATCCAGTTGTGTGCGCTGGCCGGTGGTGCGATGGAGGCCTGA
- a CDS encoding adenine phosphoribosyltransferase: protein MHSEAFDLKALIRPVVDFPKPGVIFRDITPLFQSPRGLRYVADQFIERYVEAEFSHIGAMDARGFLIGSIIAHQLNKPLILFRKQGKLPADVLSEGYQTEYGEAFLEVHADSLCEGDSVLIFDDLIATGGTLLAAANLVRRTGAQVFEAAAIIDLPELDGSRRLQAAGVPTFCLTEFSLSEY from the coding sequence ATGCACAGCGAAGCCTTCGACCTCAAAGCCCTGATCCGCCCGGTAGTGGACTTCCCCAAGCCGGGTGTGATCTTCCGCGACATCACCCCGCTGTTCCAGTCGCCACGCGGGCTGCGCTATGTCGCCGACCAGTTCATCGAACGTTATGTAGAGGCGGAGTTCAGCCACATCGGCGCCATGGATGCCCGTGGCTTTCTGATCGGTTCGATCATCGCCCACCAGCTGAACAAGCCGCTGATCCTGTTCCGCAAGCAAGGCAAACTGCCGGCTGATGTGCTGTCGGAGGGTTACCAGACCGAGTATGGTGAGGCCTTCCTGGAGGTGCATGCCGACAGCCTGTGCGAAGGCGATTCGGTGCTGATCTTCGATGACCTGATCGCCACCGGTGGCACCCTGCTGGCCGCAGCCAACCTGGTGCGCCGCACCGGAGCCCAGGTGTTCGAGGCGGCGGCAATCATCGACCTGCCTGAGCTGGACGGTTCGCGCCGACTGCAGGCGGCGGGTGTGCCGACCTTCTGCCTGACCGAGTTTTCCCTGAGCGAGTACTGA
- the recR gene encoding recombination mediator RecR, whose protein sequence is MSFSPLIRQLIDALRTLPGVGQKTAQRMALQLLERDRSGGVRLAQALTLAMEGVGHCRQCRTLTEQELCPQCADPRRDDTQLCVVEGPMDVYAVEQTGYRGRYFVLKGHLSPLDGLGPDAIGVPQLMARIEEQGSFTEVILATNPTVEGEATAHYIAQLLAEKGLVASRIAHGVPLGGELELVDGGTLAHAFAGRKPIAL, encoded by the coding sequence ATGAGCTTCAGCCCCCTCATCCGCCAACTGATCGACGCCCTGCGCACGCTGCCGGGCGTTGGCCAGAAAACCGCCCAGCGCATGGCCCTGCAGTTGCTGGAACGCGACCGCAGCGGGGGTGTGCGCCTGGCCCAGGCGCTTACCCTGGCCATGGAAGGGGTTGGCCATTGCCGCCAGTGCCGCACGTTGACCGAGCAGGAGTTGTGCCCGCAATGCGCTGACCCGCGCCGCGACGATACCCAGCTGTGCGTGGTGGAGGGGCCGATGGATGTGTATGCGGTGGAGCAGACCGGTTATCGCGGTCGTTACTTCGTGCTCAAGGGGCACCTGTCGCCGCTCGATGGCCTGGGGCCTGATGCTATTGGCGTGCCGCAGTTGATGGCGCGGATCGAGGAGCAGGGCAGCTTCACCGAGGTGATCCTGGCCACCAACCCGACCGTGGAGGGTGAGGCAACCGCCCATTACATCGCCCAGTTGCTGGCCGAGAAGGGGCTGGTGGCCTCGCGGATTGCCCATGGCGTGCCGCTGGGCGGCGAGCTGGAGCTGGTCGATGGCGGCACCCTGGCGCATGCCTTTGCCGGGCGTAAGCCCATTGCGCTTTGA
- a CDS encoding YbaB/EbfC family nucleoid-associated protein has product MMKGGMAGLMKQAQQMQEKMAKMQEELANAEVTGQSGGGLVSVVMTGRHDVKRVSIDQSLMSTDEDDKEVLEDLIAAALNDAVRKVEQSSQEKMGGMTAGMQLPPGFKMPF; this is encoded by the coding sequence ATGATGAAAGGTGGCATGGCCGGCCTGATGAAGCAGGCCCAGCAGATGCAGGAAAAAATGGCCAAGATGCAGGAAGAGCTGGCCAACGCCGAAGTGACGGGCCAATCGGGTGGCGGCCTGGTCAGCGTGGTGATGACCGGTCGTCATGACGTCAAGCGCGTCAGCATCGATCAAAGCCTGATGTCGACGGATGAAGACGACAAGGAAGTGCTCGAAGACCTGATTGCTGCTGCGCTGAATGACGCCGTACGCAAGGTCGAGCAGAGCAGCCAGGAAAAAATGGGTGGCATGACTGCTGGCATGCAGCTGCCGCCGGGCTTCAAGATGCCGTTCTAA